A genomic region of Nitrospira sp. contains the following coding sequences:
- a CDS encoding thermonuclease family protein — MKLHVPIVTWLFIGWWVLIPFQPNAHADRLPNSNLGSTLQPQCDLCWYPSPNQEQDSDRLPTYKQRRPRRPPDSRPQRYPKGRYKLGSTHKQSRLSTLRTRSRQEARLLSTLLVRVVDGDTLRVGSERIRLRGIDTPEMSELQGPAAKQRLEELLRGGSIRIEPHGRDVYNRLLADVFVNEQNVAEILRNEGFSKAG; from the coding sequence ATGAAACTGCATGTGCCCATTGTGACTTGGTTGTTTATCGGCTGGTGGGTTCTCATACCCTTCCAACCCAATGCCCATGCTGATCGTTTACCGAACTCCAATCTTGGTTCGACGCTACAACCGCAATGTGATCTCTGCTGGTATCCGTCACCGAATCAGGAACAAGACTCAGATCGCCTCCCCACCTACAAGCAGCGTCGGCCTCGGCGTCCGCCGGACAGCCGACCACAGCGCTACCCCAAAGGGCGGTACAAACTCGGCTCTACGCACAAACAGTCTCGACTTTCTACGCTTCGCACTCGGTCAAGGCAGGAGGCGAGACTGCTGAGTACGCTATTAGTACGTGTCGTCGATGGAGATACCCTTCGCGTCGGAAGCGAGCGCATCAGACTTCGTGGCATCGACACCCCAGAAATGAGCGAGCTGCAAGGACCGGCAGCCAAGCAACGGCTAGAAGAACTCCTTCGCGGCGGCTCGATTCGCATCGAGCCACACGGCCGAGATGTCTACAATCGTCTTCTGGCCGACGTGTTCGTGAACGAGCAGAATGTGGCGGAGATTCTTCGAAATGAAGGCTTTTCAAAAGCAGGATAG
- a CDS encoding DUF2278 family protein: MPLKKYGVLKGKAIGGKRETEASSPHFQIHMAAGDVQYRIAVNVKSQLSPSELLFLVDDDFQHSITASLPEFPIGFTPLRSQPGGQALDFIRGNLFNRLDMRLLPPNLPGPNNDLSDQIEHYVARAITEPDALIYAFGERWGPEEGVPDKIFGFTPGNGIHDIHMNQGNTPRFKSDDGVWQDGGLLFAFPGSRQWVGVFLAFQSQAWHTDDRTGHASPDVPNPGPGPQPSPTEPDHLVRIVGALVNPIGPAPEQETVTLLNASPESIDLTGWKIADRLKKTHTLSGVINHGATFVVTLPQTVQLGNKGGIITLLNNKGLKVDGVSYTAQQAKQEGWTIVF, encoded by the coding sequence ATGCCATTAAAAAAATACGGAGTGCTCAAAGGCAAAGCCATTGGGGGCAAGCGAGAAACCGAGGCCAGTTCTCCCCATTTCCAGATTCATATGGCAGCGGGTGACGTCCAGTACCGGATTGCGGTGAATGTGAAATCCCAACTCAGCCCATCCGAACTACTGTTCTTAGTCGATGACGATTTCCAGCACTCAATCACGGCGTCTCTACCGGAGTTCCCCATTGGATTCACACCCTTGCGAAGTCAACCCGGAGGACAGGCACTCGATTTCATTCGTGGCAATCTGTTCAATCGTCTTGACATGCGGCTCCTGCCACCAAATCTCCCTGGTCCGAACAATGATTTGAGTGATCAGATTGAGCACTATGTGGCTCGCGCGATTACTGAACCGGATGCGTTGATCTATGCGTTTGGAGAACGCTGGGGACCGGAGGAAGGTGTGCCCGACAAAATATTTGGCTTCACCCCGGGCAACGGCATTCACGACATTCATATGAATCAGGGGAATACTCCACGTTTTAAGAGTGACGACGGCGTTTGGCAGGATGGAGGCTTGCTGTTTGCCTTTCCAGGTTCCCGTCAATGGGTCGGGGTCTTCTTGGCGTTCCAATCCCAAGCCTGGCACACCGACGACCGCACCGGTCATGCCAGTCCCGACGTACCGAATCCTGGCCCCGGACCACAGCCAAGTCCAACGGAACCCGATCATCTCGTTCGGATCGTCGGTGCGCTAGTGAATCCGATCGGGCCAGCGCCGGAACAAGAAACGGTCACGTTGCTTAATGCATCACCGGAATCGATTGATCTGACTGGATGGAAGATTGCCGATCGGCTCAAGAAGACCCACACCCTCTCCGGCGTCATCAACCACGGTGCCACGTTCGTCGTCACGCTTCCCCAGACCGTTCAATTGGGAAACAAGGGTGGGATTATTACCCTGCTGAACAACAAGGGCTTAAAGGTGGACGGTGTTTCGTATACCGCCCAGCAGGCGAAACAAGAAGGATGGACGATCGTGTTCTAG
- a CDS encoding DUF2442 domain-containing protein codes for MEFSTQDKGVSEIEVLNISKHGIWLATRDRELFISFKEFPWFQDASVRKLMNVEQRTPTYLHWPDLAIDLAVESVRCFPLLSQTSRPTTRSSRQAKTDPITQSKSGLPSGPLRTSPKNNA; via the coding sequence ATGGAATTCAGCACCCAAGACAAAGGTGTTTCGGAAATTGAAGTCCTAAACATCTCCAAGCACGGAATCTGGTTGGCGACCAGAGACCGTGAGCTCTTTATTTCCTTCAAAGAGTTTCCTTGGTTTCAAGACGCCTCCGTGCGGAAGCTCATGAATGTGGAGCAGCGCACACCCACCTACCTGCATTGGCCCGATCTCGCGATTGATCTCGCCGTCGAATCCGTCAGATGCTTTCCGCTTTTGTCACAAACATCACGCCCAACAACACGTTCTAGTCGACAAGCGAAGACGGATCCTATCACACAATCAAAAAGCGGTCTGCCTTCAGGTCCCCTCAGAACGTCACCAAAGAACAACGCATAA